The stretch of DNA CCGTCTTTCCTTGGTCGAAGAATGATGTGATTCTGTTCTACCTTCAATATCTGCCTTTTCAATCAAATTGGTAGATCGTGCCTCTTGATCTACATAAGGGGAGCGCACTGCTAGGTTCATAGGTGAACATTCTGCACTCCTGTAATCAATGTCAAATTCACCCCCTACATGCAACAGCGGAGCTACCGTTGCATCCAATGCATCATCTGTGTCAAGCTCCATTTCAATATCAATATTTGGTCCTTCTGAAGAAGTTAACTGAACTTCACTACACAAAGAATCATTCGAGTCTAACTTGATGTGTGCTAAAGATGGTTTTGGGTCTCTAGAACTATCACACTGTGGCATCTGATCTGTACAGTGTATAGATTGAACTAACATATTCTGCTGATAGCAGGAATGGGAATCTCGCAAGGAACTAGTAGCTAGAGTGCAATTGTTGCCTTCTGATGAACAAACTGTACCAGGTGTCTCTCCAGAAAGTGAATTTTCCAGGTTAACTGTTGCTTCACAATCAGACTTGCCTTGACAATTTAAATCATTTGGGGTGCACCCTGGAGAAGAAATGCAAGATGTTGTCAATTTACTCCCAACTGTAGGTTCGCTTAAGGAGCAAACGACTTGAAAACAAGAACCCTCAGCAGGCTCAAGCTCAATGCTTGAGCAGCAAATAACGTTAAGATTATTGGTGCCCTCAATAGGTTCAACGTCCTTGATAGTATGCTGTTCTACAGATGTCACAACATTGCACTCATTGGGCATGTCATTGCTGGCACCATTATTGTCTACAGAGCTCAACTGTTGTGTAGTCGCTCCATTTCCAGCCAACAAAAAACCATCGTCTGCAATTTCTTGAATATTTGTATTCCCAGAGTTTACTGAGTAAGGTATAATACTTTCTGACAAGGATTGCTTCACAGAACAAGCATCAGTGTTCTCAAAACCAGTAAAAGAAGAGGCTAAGACTTTGGGAGTGATGTCACTAGTGGCAGGTTGCGCAGGAATATTGGAAGAAACAGAGCGATTGGAAGGCAGCCACTTTGTTAGATGGAATCTGCCTTTTAGATCCACAGGCTGCTTATACCTGAGTGATGAAATATTTCCACTAAAGCACTTCTCTGGATTTTGAGCAGTATTGCCATGTGATGCAGAAGTTTTTCCCTGAAATAATTAGTCAAAAATATGAGGTATTGAAGTTTTCACATGGAGAGAATTATCAGGACATATAAgaatgccccccccccccccgaaaaaaaaatggaaagaatCAAATGACAGATTCAAACCTAGAAAACCATTTTGTATGATGGACAAAGCCGAATTTCCCCAATTTTTACAAATTCAGGCATACATCTGGTAGGATGGCCATCTCTTCTTTTTACAACAATTCTCACATCACCTCATATTCCACATATACAACTTTTATGGAAGCATTGCATCATGTATGAAAGAGCATAGAAGACTACCTGAGCAAAAAATCCAACTGAAGGTGAAGGCATCCGAAGGGCTGATGGCTTAGCAGACATTGGTACAGGGACAACAACAGAATTGGAGGGTTTATCTTGTGAAACTGGtgaaaaagttttatattttccgGAACAACTAGCTTCCTCACAGGTGGTAGTAACCGTAGGGACCTGTACAAGTAAACAAGCATGTAACATCCCTTGTGGTTTTCAAATTCATACAGTAGAATATACATAGGGGCAAGATCTGATATATCCACTGGTATCCATCAAAGTGGCAGTGCATCAAATAAGAGTTTCCCCTCAATTAAAATGTAATTGATGCTATCACTCACCGCGTCCTTCCCTATGGTAGGCCCTGAAGATTTACCCACAGATGGATTCTCAGTCTCCGATTTAAGTGGGGGGGCCTCTACTTTATGTGTGTACTTACTTTTAGCTGAAAAATAGTGATGTGTTGAATTAgttagtaataataataacattaaaaaatgcTGAAAACCTTAAGTTACATATAGCCGTAGATGTCTATATGCAAGATTACCTGTAGCTGgtttttttgttggtttggGAACATCAGTCACAGATGAGGTACTTCTTGTTCTAGAGACCACAGAAGGAGAAGGTTGAGACTTCCTTGGTATTCTTGATATTTGAGCCGTAGCACTTGAGTTTGGCACTTTTTTCTGTGTATAATTAAGTTAAGACTAACAACACTTGTAATTAATAAGAATGAAACTAAGGATAAGAGTATTTGCAAGACAATGGTCATGCTTTTGTTAAGAAAAGTATAGCACACATCCAACAAGCTAGAATCTTCATAAGGATATGCATATCCAGCAGGTGGTCGAGGTATGGACTTTTGGATGTTTTTTGCTGACCTTTTATCTTGTGTTCCCTGCAGTTGGGCAGAAGAGAGCCAAAAATTGCATGATTATCCATAGCAGTACGTTAACTAAAGCATGTGCTATGCAATGAACTGACCGCAGGTGCTTTTCGTTCATCCTGCTCAGAAACTTTCGAGGAAGCAAACAGCTTCCTTCCTTTGTTTTCTGTGCTCAGACATTTTGCAGGAAATTTTCCACGAGAATTCTGTGCGACTTCCTTGAGCACGGGTGTGTTGCCAGATTTCTCTAGTCTGGACAATGGAGAAAAGGTTGAAGAAAATCCAGAGGCAGGGCTCCTAGTTGCCTTCACTTGGGAGCCAGTAAGCATAGAAAGCTCCGTATTATCCAAAACACCTGCCAGAAGAATAGAGGTTTTTCAGCTGCCAGAAGCATGGAGTAGTTGCGAAAGAATTGTTGTACCTTGTTCAGTGAAGAAAGCAGGATTCCATGCAATGCTTTTCCTGAGATTGAAGCCCCCTGCAGGTTTGTTCTTCCTCCTTTTAGAGGTATCCGCAGCATTGCCTTCCTGCGGGGTTGGGCAATCCAAAACGTGGTGTTGATGTTGAGAGATAATGTTGTGTTTGTTGCCTGGCCATAGAGAATTTGTTATTGGATGTCCGGAATGAACTGCATTAGATAGCAAAcacggagaggagaggggggagcTCACTGGAAGCAGGGATGCGGCACGGCGAGGCCATGCACAATCAAGCGAGCCTAAGTTTTAGTTTGTCCTGTTTGGATCCCTAGGTATTTGCGAGAGAGAATTTGAATAAAGAGAGATGAGTCTCAACTGCAAATTTCAACATTGCCTTTCTCAGATAGTCCAGTATTGTTTTCAAGGTTCTAAAATAGCGGGCTAAGACATTTAGCGGTTCATCTCTCCAACAGCTAAGATAGGCT from Oryza brachyantha chromosome 12, ObraRS2, whole genome shotgun sequence encodes:
- the LOC102700956 gene encoding endochitinase A-like, which produces MAGNKHNIISQHQHHVLDCPTPQEGNAADTSKRRKNKPAGGFNLRKSIAWNPAFFTEQGVLDNTELSMLTGSQVKATRSPASGFSSTFSPLSRLEKSGNTPVLKEVAQNSRGKFPAKCLSTENKGRKLFASSKVSEQDERKAPAGTQDKRSAKNIQKSIPRPPAGYAQKKVPNSSATAQISRIPRKSQPSPSVVSRTRSTSSVTDVPKPTKKPATAKSKYTHKVEAPPLKSETENPSVGKSSGPTIGKDAVPTVTTTCEEASCSGKYKTFSPVSQDKPSNSVVVPVPMSAKPSALRMPSPSVGFFAQGKTSASHGNTAQNPEKCFSGNISSLRYKQPVDLKGRFHLTKWLPSNRSVSSNIPAQPATSDITPKVLASSFTGFENTDACSVKQSLSESIIPYSVNSGNTNIQEIADDGFLLAGNGATTQQLSSVDNNGASNDMPNECNVVTSVEQHTIKDVEPIEGTNNLNVICCSSIELEPAEGSCFQVVCSLSEPTVGSKLTTSCISSPGCTPNDLNCQGKSDCEATVNLENSLSGETPGTVCSSEGNNCTLATSSLRDSHSCYQQNMLVQSIHCTDQMPQCDSSRDPKPSLAHIKLDSNDSLCSEVQLTSSEGPNIDIEMELDTDDALDATVAPLLHVGGEFDIDYRSAECSPMNLAVRSPYVDQEARSTNLIEKADIEGRTESHHSSTKERRPLSPVEQDTDDKIEFDTKKMSSEGVSNIEMNKPVGKSRTNTISKDHLKNLVPFTEEWLAVMEAFGEEVLEQKSGAVQNSPTDKAAPEPSPWSPVKRKAQDVGPFDCTKYSKSVRTSDSP